Proteins from a single region of Pseudomonas quebecensis:
- a CDS encoding purine-nucleoside phosphorylase, protein MNAFNRLSIAIGLALLPHVALAQAPIKPKVMLVTMFAPEAQTWIDRLALKQEVRVPGLSAEYPVIRCNTQDVCLLVTGMGQTNAAASTLALALSPQFDLRQSYFLVAGIAGISPKHGTLGTAAWAHYLVEFGTQWELDSRDAPKQWPTGYLGINTKGPNEKPPLDYKTEVFELNPKLQAKAFALSHQVELSESKESAAWRKHYPAAPANQPPRVTRCDTLAGNTWFSGTRLSERAEVWTKLLTDNKGEYCTTQQEDNSTYEALLRASREGLVDIQRLAVVRAGSDFDRPYPGYSEVDNLLKYADQGGFVPALENLYRTGNPLVQAILNNWSAWENGVPDA, encoded by the coding sequence ATGAACGCATTCAACCGTCTTTCGATTGCCATCGGCCTCGCCCTGCTGCCCCACGTGGCGCTGGCACAGGCGCCGATCAAGCCCAAGGTAATGCTGGTCACCATGTTCGCCCCCGAGGCGCAAACCTGGATAGACCGCCTGGCGCTCAAGCAGGAAGTGCGCGTGCCGGGCCTGTCCGCCGAGTACCCGGTAATCCGCTGCAACACCCAGGACGTGTGCCTGCTGGTCACCGGTATGGGCCAGACTAATGCCGCCGCATCCACCCTGGCCCTGGCGCTGTCACCGCAGTTCGATCTGCGCCAGAGCTACTTTCTGGTCGCGGGCATCGCCGGTATCAGCCCCAAGCACGGCACCCTCGGCACCGCTGCGTGGGCTCACTATCTGGTGGAGTTCGGCACGCAGTGGGAGTTGGATTCGCGGGATGCGCCCAAGCAATGGCCGACCGGTTACCTGGGCATCAACACCAAGGGGCCCAACGAGAAACCGCCGCTGGACTACAAAACCGAGGTGTTCGAGCTCAACCCCAAATTGCAGGCCAAGGCCTTCGCTTTGTCGCACCAGGTCGAACTCAGCGAAAGCAAGGAGTCGGCCGCCTGGCGCAAACACTACCCCGCCGCGCCCGCTAACCAGCCGCCGCGGGTCACTCGCTGTGACACGCTGGCCGGCAATACCTGGTTCTCCGGCACGCGGCTGAGCGAGCGCGCCGAGGTGTGGACCAAGCTGCTGACCGACAATAAAGGCGAGTACTGCACCACTCAACAGGAAGACAATTCCACCTACGAAGCCCTGCTGCGCGCCAGCCGCGAAGGTCTGGTGGATATCCAGCGCCTGGCGGTGGTGCGCGCCGGCTCGGACTTCGACCGTCCTTACCCTGGCTACAGCGAAGTGGATAACCTGCTCAAGTACGCCGATCAGGGCGGCTTCGTACCGGCGCTGGAGAACCTGTATCGCACGGGCAACCCGTTGGTGCAGGCGATCCTGAATAACTGGTCGGCGTGGGAGAACGGGGTGCCGGACGCCTGA
- a CDS encoding quinone oxidoreductase family protein: MNALQFSTTGDLAALRLVDVPTPVPALGEVLVQIKAAGLNPSDVKNVLGRFPYTTLPRIPGRDFAGVVVQGPQALLGQEVWGTGRDLGFFADGSHAQYLTVSAKGVARKPAQLSFAQAASLGVPYTTAWDALERSGVGSGTRLLVIGANGAVGSAALALAKIRGAQVLAAVRRAEQVESLQAEGFAAIALGQPETLGAQVHEVFAGGADVIFDTTGFWLPAAVAGLAAFGRIAIIAAPVDGHVQLPALALYRKGGSVVGINSLLYDCEQCAAMLEQFGCFFDEGSLPLPTGLREVALAEGVGCYETVNQGSADKIILVP, translated from the coding sequence ATGAACGCATTGCAATTTTCCACCACCGGCGACCTCGCCGCGCTGCGCCTGGTTGATGTCCCCACGCCGGTTCCGGCCTTGGGTGAAGTGCTGGTGCAGATCAAAGCCGCCGGCCTTAACCCCAGCGACGTCAAGAACGTGCTCGGGCGTTTCCCCTACACCACGTTGCCGCGTATCCCCGGCCGCGACTTTGCCGGCGTGGTGGTGCAGGGCCCCCAGGCACTGCTCGGCCAGGAAGTGTGGGGCACCGGTCGGGACCTGGGCTTCTTCGCCGACGGCTCCCATGCGCAGTACCTGACCGTCTCGGCCAAGGGCGTGGCGCGCAAACCCGCGCAATTGAGCTTTGCCCAGGCGGCCAGCCTCGGGGTGCCGTACACCACTGCATGGGATGCCCTGGAGCGCAGCGGTGTGGGCAGCGGCACGCGGTTGCTGGTGATCGGTGCCAATGGCGCGGTGGGCAGCGCGGCCCTGGCCCTCGCGAAAATCCGCGGTGCCCAGGTGCTGGCGGCGGTACGCCGCGCTGAGCAGGTCGAGTCGTTACAGGCCGAGGGTTTCGCCGCGATTGCCCTGGGCCAGCCTGAAACGCTGGGCGCGCAGGTGCATGAGGTGTTCGCCGGCGGTGCGGATGTGATCTTCGACACCACCGGCTTCTGGTTGCCGGCGGCCGTGGCGGGGCTGGCGGCGTTCGGGCGCATCGCGATCATCGCCGCACCGGTGGACGGCCACGTGCAATTGCCGGCCCTGGCGCTGTATCGCAAAGGCGGCTCGGTGGTGGGCATCAACTCATTGCTCTATGACTGCGAACAATGCGCGGCGATGCTGGAGCAGTTCGGGTGTTTCTTCGACGAAGGTTCGCTGCCGCTGCCGACTGGCCTGCGCGAGGTGGCGCTGGCCGAAGGGGTCGGGTGTTATGAAACGGTGAACCAGGGCAGCGCGGATAAAATCATTCTGGTGCCCTGA
- a CDS encoding DUF1427 family protein — MDYLISLAIGLLVGVLYGALDFRSPAPPAIALVGLMGMLLGEKLWPMGRQLVSGWLS; from the coding sequence ATGGATTATCTGATTTCCCTGGCCATCGGCCTGCTGGTCGGCGTGCTCTACGGCGCCCTGGATTTTCGCTCGCCCGCACCGCCGGCCATCGCCCTGGTGGGCCTGATGGGCATGCTGCTCGGCGAAAAACTCTGGCCCATGGGCCGGCAACTGGTCAGCGGCTGGCTGTCCTGA
- a CDS encoding AraC family transcriptional regulator, which produces MALAAPPDLTDPAVPVQPLARTYPRGLYIEPHCHEWGQLLYAMSGVMWVETPREALVVPPQRAVWLPPGVEHGIRVVSDLQMRNIYLRPALAATLDAEVQVIDVGGLLRELIVTLVEQGDSGDGAYYDAVVGLALLELHRARRSSIRIAMPVGADRRLMNACQAVMAAPSLAIPFEQHAEAAGASVRTLARLFQSHLGMGFAEWRRQVQLATAVAALIQGQSVSGIARALGYSPSSFSDMFRRELGVAPSQYVG; this is translated from the coding sequence ATGGCCCTGGCAGCGCCCCCCGACCTGACCGATCCCGCCGTCCCCGTGCAGCCCCTGGCGCGCACGTATCCGCGCGGGCTTTACATCGAGCCCCATTGCCATGAATGGGGCCAGTTGCTCTACGCCATGAGCGGCGTGATGTGGGTTGAAACCCCGCGCGAGGCCCTGGTGGTACCGCCCCAGCGCGCGGTCTGGCTGCCGCCGGGGGTGGAACACGGGATTCGCGTGGTGTCGGATTTGCAGATGCGCAACATCTACCTGCGCCCGGCACTGGCGGCCACGCTGGATGCCGAGGTGCAGGTGATCGATGTCGGTGGGCTGCTGCGCGAGCTGATCGTCACGCTGGTGGAGCAGGGCGACAGCGGCGATGGCGCCTACTACGACGCGGTGGTCGGCCTGGCCCTGCTGGAGTTGCACCGTGCGCGCCGCTCGTCGATCCGCATCGCCATGCCGGTGGGCGCCGACCGCCGGCTGATGAACGCGTGTCAGGCGGTGATGGCGGCGCCGTCCCTGGCGATCCCGTTCGAGCAGCATGCCGAAGCGGCCGGTGCCAGCGTGCGCACCCTGGCGCGGCTGTTCCAGAGTCACCTGGGCATGGGTTTCGCCGAATGGCGGCGCCAGGTGCAATTGGCCACGGCGGTGGCGGCGCTGATCCAGGGCCAGTCGGTCAGTGGAATTGCCCGCGCACTGGGTTATTCGCCGAGCAGTTTCAGCGACATGTTCCGCCGCGAGCTGGGGGTAGCACCGTCGCAGTACGTGGGTTGA
- a CDS encoding DUF6555 family protein, protein MTNAKLFVIDYTLHGEAKSFIIRLEKLDTLEAWHWASCDAGVGRIGRFAREQVKKTSPAQAEKYGIQNVQWRRSDARAQA, encoded by the coding sequence ATGACTAACGCAAAACTGTTTGTAATCGACTACACCCTTCATGGCGAAGCCAAGTCATTCATTATTCGTCTGGAAAAACTCGACACTCTGGAAGCCTGGCATTGGGCCAGTTGCGACGCGGGCGTCGGCCGTATTGGGCGCTTCGCACGCGAGCAGGTGAAAAAGACCAGCCCGGCCCAGGCCGAAAAGTACGGCATCCAGAACGTGCAATGGCGCCGCTCGGACGCACGCGCGCAGGCATGA
- a CDS encoding metallothionein: MPDQTCACPHCKCVLGVDAVMKDGKGYCCPGCAEHHAHGEPCASATGCECAKSAKS, translated from the coding sequence ATGCCAGATCAAACCTGTGCCTGCCCGCACTGCAAATGTGTACTGGGCGTCGATGCGGTAATGAAGGACGGTAAGGGTTATTGCTGCCCGGGCTGTGCCGAGCACCACGCTCATGGCGAACCGTGTGCTTCGGCCACGGGATGCGAGTGCGCCAAGTCGGCTAAAAGCTGA
- a CDS encoding DMT family transporter, producing MNLIFLLIVVIAAGAVLSVQAAINGRLGQTVGVLRSSLLTFAVGALTTALLIFFFEPAQAVSLLDVPKWQLTGALFGVVYMMVMVGAVPVVGTAVATVAVIVGQLGMGMLIDNFGWLGNPAIELSGSRLVAMVCLALALVFMYRSNTRSD from the coding sequence ATGAATCTGATTTTTTTACTGATAGTGGTGATTGCCGCCGGCGCGGTTCTCAGCGTGCAGGCGGCGATCAATGGCCGCCTGGGGCAGACAGTCGGCGTGCTGCGCAGCAGCCTGTTGACCTTCGCGGTCGGTGCATTGACCACCGCGCTGTTGATTTTCTTCTTTGAGCCGGCCCAGGCCGTAAGCCTGCTGGACGTGCCCAAATGGCAACTGACCGGGGCGTTGTTCGGGGTGGTGTACATGATGGTGATGGTGGGCGCGGTGCCGGTGGTCGGCACGGCGGTGGCCACCGTGGCGGTGATCGTCGGGCAGTTGGGCATGGGTATGCTGATCGATAATTTCGGCTGGTTGGGCAACCCGGCCATCGAATTGTCGGGCAGTCGCCTGGTGGCCATGGTGTGCCTGGCCCTCGCGCTGGTATTCATGTACCGCAGCAATACGCGCAGCGACTGA
- a CDS encoding DMT family transporter: MQASSIEGVAQARPKRNLLRLLLLPLVILAGMGLSVEAGLLGPLGVQVGHLWATLSIFGVGSAILFLLLLFSGPQKGPALTDLPRWQLIGGFLGPMYVVVLTLATPHIGIAMTMIAILSGQVGKSVLIDHFGWFGTARKRVNGERWIALALIVAALVLIARG, translated from the coding sequence ATGCAGGCAAGTTCCATTGAGGGCGTGGCGCAGGCCAGGCCGAAAAGAAATCTGTTGCGCTTGCTGCTGTTGCCGCTGGTGATCCTGGCCGGCATGGGCTTATCGGTGGAAGCCGGTCTGCTTGGGCCGCTGGGGGTTCAGGTGGGGCATTTGTGGGCGACCTTGAGCATTTTCGGCGTAGGTTCGGCGATTCTGTTCCTGTTGCTGTTATTCAGCGGTCCGCAAAAGGGTCCGGCGCTCACCGATTTGCCGCGCTGGCAGTTGATCGGCGGGTTCCTGGGGCCGATGTATGTGGTGGTGCTGACCCTTGCCACGCCGCACATCGGCATTGCGATGACGATGATCGCGATCCTGTCCGGGCAAGTGGGCAAGAGCGTGCTGATTGACCATTTCGGCTGGTTCGGCACGGCGCGCAAGCGGGTTAATGGCGAGCGCTGGATCGCGCTGGCGTTGATTGTGGCGGCACTTGTTCTGATTGCACGAGGGTAA
- a CDS encoding LysR family transcriptional regulator yields the protein MQGLNELSFKALRLFVAVLDYGSFSEVARREGLAPSSISRQVQLMEHALRQQLLYRHTRAVSPTEAGRLLGRHARLLLEQLEAAGQALQEQDSEPSGLVRINAPMVFGQRHLSPWLGELCRRYPKLQLDIQQTDTYVDPLQDGTDLLFRIGVLNDSSMQARIFAPQRFRIAASPAYLARHGTPRHPDELAAHQCLAYKGVTGQQRWFFRRAQGDWTPYSVKGPITGNHADTLTHAAEQGLGLVVFPSWLIGDSLRAGTLQAVLTDYDVATTLEPQQIAALWPGSRRLSLKVRTVIDYFVECFGTVPYWDR from the coding sequence ATGCAGGGTTTGAATGAATTGAGTTTCAAGGCGTTGCGCCTGTTTGTGGCGGTGCTGGACTACGGCAGCTTTTCCGAAGTAGCGCGCCGCGAAGGTTTGGCGCCCTCTTCGATTTCGCGCCAGGTTCAATTGATGGAGCACGCCCTCAGGCAACAGTTGCTGTATCGCCACACTCGCGCGGTCAGCCCCACCGAGGCCGGGCGCCTGCTCGGACGGCACGCGCGCCTGCTGCTGGAGCAATTGGAAGCCGCTGGCCAGGCCCTGCAGGAGCAGGACAGTGAACCCAGCGGCCTGGTGCGCATTAACGCGCCGATGGTGTTCGGCCAGCGCCACTTGTCACCGTGGCTGGGCGAGTTATGTCGGCGTTACCCGAAGCTGCAACTGGATATCCAGCAAACCGACACCTACGTCGACCCATTACAGGACGGCACCGACCTGCTGTTTCGCATCGGCGTGCTCAACGATTCCAGCATGCAGGCGCGCATTTTCGCGCCGCAACGCTTTCGCATCGCCGCCAGCCCCGCTTATCTGGCCCGACATGGCACACCCCGTCACCCGGACGAACTGGCCGCACACCAGTGCCTGGCCTATAAAGGCGTCACCGGCCAGCAACGCTGGTTCTTCCGCCGCGCCCAGGGCGATTGGACGCCCTACAGTGTCAAAGGCCCCATCACCGGCAACCACGCCGACACCCTGACCCACGCCGCCGAACAAGGCCTGGGGCTGGTGGTGTTTCCCTCCTGGCTGATTGGCGACAGCCTGCGCGCCGGCACCTTGCAGGCGGTGCTGACCGACTACGACGTAGCGACCACACTGGAGCCCCAGCAGATCGCGGCGTTGTGGCCGGGCAGCCGGCGTTTGTCGCTGAAGGTGCGTACGGTGATCGATTACTTTGTGGAGTGTTTTGGCACCGTGCCGTATTGGGATCGCTGA
- a CDS encoding Nramp family divalent metal transporter — MKFSLPKIATAPFCPPEVAGSVIVDPKASFFKRALMFAGPGLLISIGYMDPGNWATAIEAGSRYGYSLLFVVLLASLAGMAVQCLCSRLGIATGKDLAQLCRERYSRRSARTQWVLAEISIIATDLAEVLGCALAFHLLLGVSLTTGIVITAFDTLLVLALQNRGFRRLEAIMLALVATIGVCFFVELVLIKPHWPEVFSGFAPSLSAISDAAPLYLAIGILGATVMPHNLYLHSSVVQTRLIGKDLASKQDAVKLARIDTIGSLALALLVNAAILVLAAAAFHQTGHTDVVEIQDAYHLLDPLVGGAFASVLFGIALLASGQSSTFTGTIAGQVIMEGYLNLRIPCWQRRLITRGLALIPAFVGVWLMGDEAIGKLLVLSQVVLSLQLPFALYPLIRMTGDKQLMGPFVNRLPTRLLAWMLFALISGANAWLIGQWLF, encoded by the coding sequence GTGAAATTCAGCCTGCCAAAAATCGCTACCGCCCCGTTCTGCCCGCCGGAAGTGGCCGGCTCCGTCATCGTTGACCCCAAGGCCTCGTTCTTCAAGCGCGCCCTGATGTTCGCCGGTCCCGGCCTGTTGATTTCCATCGGCTATATGGACCCGGGCAACTGGGCCACGGCCATCGAAGCCGGTTCGCGTTACGGCTACAGCCTGTTGTTCGTGGTGTTGCTGGCCAGCCTGGCGGGCATGGCGGTGCAGTGCCTGTGTTCGCGGTTGGGCATCGCCACCGGCAAGGATCTTGCACAACTGTGCCGCGAACGCTACAGCCGACGCTCGGCGCGCACCCAGTGGGTGCTGGCGGAAATTTCCATCATCGCCACCGACCTCGCCGAAGTGCTGGGCTGCGCCCTGGCGTTTCATTTGCTGCTGGGGGTGTCGCTGACCACCGGCATTGTGATCACCGCGTTCGACACCTTACTGGTCCTGGCCCTGCAAAACCGTGGTTTCCGTCGCCTGGAAGCGATCATGCTGGCGTTGGTGGCGACCATTGGTGTGTGTTTCTTTGTCGAGCTGGTGCTGATCAAGCCCCATTGGCCCGAGGTGTTCAGCGGCTTTGCGCCGTCACTGTCGGCCATCAGCGATGCGGCGCCGCTGTACTTGGCCATCGGCATCCTGGGCGCCACAGTGATGCCCCATAACCTCTATCTGCACAGTTCCGTGGTGCAAACCCGCCTGATCGGTAAGGACCTCGCCAGCAAACAGGACGCGGTGAAACTGGCGCGCATCGACACCATCGGCTCCCTGGCCCTGGCCCTGCTGGTGAACGCCGCGATTCTGGTACTGGCTGCCGCTGCGTTTCACCAGACCGGCCATACCGATGTGGTGGAAATCCAGGATGCCTATCACCTGCTTGACCCTCTGGTGGGCGGCGCCTTCGCCAGCGTTCTGTTTGGCATCGCCCTGCTGGCGTCGGGCCAAAGTTCAACCTTTACCGGCACCATCGCCGGGCAGGTGATCATGGAGGGCTACCTCAACCTGCGGATTCCCTGCTGGCAACGTCGCCTGATCACTCGCGGGCTGGCGCTGATCCCGGCGTTTGTCGGCGTGTGGCTGATGGGCGATGAGGCGATCGGCAAGCTGCTGGTGCTCAGCCAGGTGGTGCTCAGCCTGCAATTGCCGTTTGCGCTGTATCCGTTGATTCGTATGACCGGTGATAAACAACTGATGGGGCCGTTTGTGAACCGGCTGCCGACGCGTTTGCTGGCGTGGATGCTGTTTGCCCTGATCAGTGGCGCCAACGCGTGGTTGATTGGACAGTGGTTGTTTTGA
- a CDS encoding DUF726 domain-containing protein, with protein sequence MQHQWDDMHRTRKPTFLLCGEPQGEVLNLYVHGYSAFFNRQQLGNFKQQLAGIEGSTNLMLFWPAGHFLENLFAPFKDVIAAMLGGGSLGAATVGVGKAIAYFLDHYKSVEARVDEVAKTLLPELTRYLRQESLPVRRINLIGHSLGARILVKSLLANPGTARQLPLDNLLLMGGAICTSSPWEEVSGLLSGRVINCHSSKDWALAIKPDTERCIGRYPIPVTPALKAKVCNVHLATFDHAAYWPQLQTVVQYTDLLHERRGMIRADQRSSEVRFAEEDVDLFAALVQARPEELKFLAELMAQKRSASIDATVREPLKLTIALQRMGGDSLMNLARGHGVTYRQIAEDVARRLGLTFDAPLENLALADLEALIAEKLIEQYKGKLSNADRLVFDAELQVAAQKEQGVFRRFDKGRSATAALSGTALAGLTGFILRRGAASAIPVVGQALAAAMLLVTGVRAFSGPAYSVTTLAVLVIGAIRQRMEREALNQEMDLVVQVVEAFDLPRETVMRTVASD encoded by the coding sequence ATGCAGCACCAGTGGGATGATATGCACCGCACCCGCAAGCCCACGTTTCTGCTGTGCGGCGAACCCCAGGGCGAGGTGCTCAATCTCTACGTGCATGGGTATTCGGCATTCTTCAACCGGCAGCAATTGGGCAATTTCAAGCAGCAGTTGGCCGGTATCGAAGGCTCGACCAACCTGATGCTGTTCTGGCCGGCGGGGCATTTTCTGGAAAACCTGTTCGCGCCATTCAAGGACGTGATCGCGGCCATGCTCGGCGGCGGCAGCCTGGGCGCGGCGACGGTTGGGGTGGGTAAGGCAATCGCCTATTTCCTCGACCACTACAAAAGTGTCGAAGCGCGGGTCGATGAAGTGGCCAAAACCTTGCTGCCCGAATTGACCCGCTACCTGCGGCAGGAGTCGCTGCCGGTGCGACGTATCAACCTGATCGGCCATTCCCTGGGCGCACGGATTCTGGTCAAGAGCCTGCTGGCCAACCCCGGCACCGCCCGCCAATTGCCGCTGGACAACCTGCTGCTGATGGGCGGGGCGATCTGCACGTCGAGCCCGTGGGAAGAGGTGTCGGGCCTGCTGAGTGGCCGGGTGATCAACTGTCATTCCAGCAAGGACTGGGCCCTGGCGATAAAACCGGACACCGAGCGATGCATCGGCCGCTATCCGATCCCGGTCACGCCGGCGCTCAAGGCCAAGGTCTGTAATGTGCACCTGGCCACCTTCGATCACGCGGCCTATTGGCCGCAATTGCAGACGGTGGTGCAGTACACCGACCTGCTGCACGAGCGGCGCGGCATGATCCGCGCCGACCAGCGCAGCAGCGAGGTGCGGTTTGCCGAGGAGGACGTGGATCTGTTTGCGGCCCTGGTGCAGGCGCGGCCGGAGGAATTGAAGTTTCTGGCCGAGCTGATGGCGCAAAAACGCAGTGCCTCGATCGATGCCACCGTGCGTGAACCGCTCAAGCTGACCATCGCGTTGCAACGCATGGGCGGTGACAGCTTGATGAACCTCGCCCGTGGTCACGGCGTCACCTACCGGCAGATCGCCGAAGATGTGGCGCGGCGATTGGGCCTCACATTTGACGCGCCGCTCGAAAACCTGGCGTTGGCAGACCTTGAGGCTCTGATCGCGGAAAAACTGATCGAGCAGTACAAGGGCAAACTCAGCAACGCCGACCGGCTGGTGTTCGATGCGGAACTCCAGGTGGCCGCGCAGAAAGAGCAGGGCGTCTTCCGTCGTTTCGACAAGGGGCGTTCGGCCACCGCAGCGTTGAGCGGCACTGCGCTGGCCGGGTTGACCGGTTTTATCCTGCGCCGCGGCGCCGCCTCGGCGATCCCGGTGGTGGGCCAGGCGTTGGCTGCCGCGATGTTGCTGGTGACCGGAGTGCGGGCGTTTTCCGGCCCGGCGTATTCAGTCACCACCCTGGCGGTGCTGGTGATCGGCGCGATTCGCCAACGCATGGAGCGTGAGGCGCTGAACCAGGAAATGGACTTGGTGGTGCAGGTGGTGGAAGCCTTTGACCTGCCACGGGAGACGGTGATGCGCACGGTTGCATCCGACTGA